The proteins below come from a single Necator americanus strain Aroian chromosome V, whole genome shotgun sequence genomic window:
- a CDS encoding hypothetical protein (NECATOR_CHRV.G19484.T1): MRTRRKLCDADSSKKCIQDAANETFPVLVPRNKFALAPAETRSTYDFVCATSTTGDFNQEIRLIRRLRRRVKFNRENKRTSRANEVEKEWEDKNLDEAYVLLRQYSGKMKRCSPFFNTANEVAVGEASPSI; encoded by the coding sequence ACCAGGAGGAAGCTTTGTGATGCAGATTCCTCCaaaaagtgcatccaggacgctgcgaATGAAACGTTCCCAGTTCTAGTGCCGCGAAATAAGTTTGCCTTAGCACCTGCAgagacaagatccacgtacGATTTTGTATGTGCCACCAGCACCACTGGTGATTTCAACCAGGAAATTCGTCTGATAAGGAGGTTGCGTCGTCGGGTGAAATTTAATCGTGAGAATAAgcggacgtcaagagcgaacgAGGTTGAAAAGgagtgggaggacaagaacctgGATGAAGCCTATGTTTTACTAAGACAGtacagcggcaaaatgaaaagatgttccccatTCTTCAACACTGCTAATGAAGTCGCTGTCGGCGAGGCAAGTCCATCAATTtga